From the genome of Bombus huntii isolate Logan2020A chromosome 14, iyBomHunt1.1, whole genome shotgun sequence, one region includes:
- the LOC126872764 gene encoding kinase D-interacting substrate of 220 kDa isoform X6, translated as MVSLCYRSLASYITDDNLAGLQSFLENKRVLIDDRDENGSTALILAATKGKIHFVRELINHGADVNAEDADNWTALLCAAKEGHTDVCLELLEHGADLEHRDMGGWTALMWATYKGRSPTVMMLLGREADVNAHGNFHISSLLWAAGRGYPDIVKDLIAHGAKVNVGDKYGTTALVWASRKGHVEIVDTLLKAGANVDTAGMYSWTALLVATLGNHLEVVLLLLEHKPNVNALDKDGCTALAIACREGHHEIANALLNAGAYVNIQDRAGDTNLIHAVKGGHRGVVESLLKKYADVDIAGKDKKTATYIAVEKGNISILKLLLNANPDLEIATKDGDTPLLRAVRSRNAEIVQILLDKKAKVSATDKKGDTVLHIAMRARSKAIVEILLRNPKNSQLLYRPNRQGETPYNIDINHPKTILGQIFGARRLNTNEDNENMLGYDLYSSALADILSEPSLSTPITVGLYAKWGSGKSFLLNKLREEMKNFARQWMDPVFQFSVLLFVVVTHVSLLVGITIGLALQSWIVGLACGISLIFFTYTFLILVWYANKRYDWYWPYNFTVALTTKLNSLKLLLQVIFCHPPGGRVHDDITVQPIKFYFTDQTRVGTTAAGENAVVQMVGSLYDSIENEFGSLSTRLYRAFRPKPDKSTTTWKWRHLCCLPYIVIFEFCFCSLLVGISVLTVYLIDISSSEPTIERVTSHIIMITVALILAVSVIANLYTWSRTLQALVFSQRRHLQRSISKLETLKSEGFIQTLRSEVSLMTEMVKCLDSFMAQQSRLVIIVDGLDSCEQDKVLLVLDAIQALFSDNGYPFVVILAIDPHIIAKAVEVNSRRLFTESNIGGHDYLRNMVHLPFYLQNSGLRKVKVAQQTAQHSRKTTWTEAEESVNYTATSTMHHSVSNRRLSTESAIMNSNEKLKPQSRKGSRKLRLSESIASSIGSNLNRLGGAQDLNKMLLTDDYFSDVNPRSMRRLMNVVYVTGRLLKAFQIDFNWYHLASWINITEQWPFRTSWLILHYDMYEDSLDDSMSLKSLYDKIRPQIPVLKEVQPLLEMDRDERKLDIFLTFHRSSLLVSDMKIFLPFTINLDPYIKKKIKEEQQSMEEESGLLGPYKQYSPWTLPSNTHESWSVNKNGLSNRTMKLVKTPSLQGHVPVPSTSWVQPCMQPTFDWQTTPSWQVLPMEPAVKPLSATTTLPSEILEIRLSSLTVNGICDLIDRIDSISPNQAPQYKQVIKENNINGRVLLHCDLQELKKVLKMAFGDWELFRMVIVSLRELEVSSFSTQEEGSRSVRFTVGSEQIQRKGGDHALQNTSIRVPTHVDKDKGTSRTDGPRRDQTKQSIMEKQVTLEEQMICGALQTLNEEACEDVLDVPSSAVVPSDSLAGSISMAPQDTDYVILQSNPLLHWVPVNDEPETSDDSSFESTVHLQRTNSQRSITSQLSTRSACSFGRKELRKSGGNSISSRPASLFVSPPPSPRPAFRSKSTDEYYVANNIPMKSAISTPMKKRCSTSTLNDELILSVPVPNSSLEKLSKLKDRLMGTLPVSPAPGESEDESTPLVSELSTPTHSQSDSVFKHDCSEENSSSISSNKSLPRDGERSIDVVDYSDTVSLMVREASQVRFLSRQDAEEWDNPETPV; from the exons ATGGTATCACTCTGCTACCGATCTCTCGCCAGCTATATCACAGACGATAATCTCGCTGGTCTTCAAAGCTTCCTCGAAAACAAACGAGTACTGATCGATGACCGAGACGAG AATGGTAGTACAGCCCTCATCCTTGCAGCAACTAAGGGAAAGATACACTTTGTACGAGAGCTTATCAATCATGGAGCAGATGTTAATGCAGAGGACGCA gATAATTGGACGGCGTTATTGTGTGCGGCCAAGGAAGGGCACACAGATGTGTGCCTTGAATTACTCGAACATGGCGCTGATTTGGAACACAGAGACATG GGAGGGTGGACTGCACTTATGTGGGCGACGTATAAAGGTAGGTCGCCGACGGTGATGATGCTACTAGGACGAGAAGCTGACGTCAATGCACATGGAAATTTTCACATATCTTCGTTGTTATGGGCCGCAGGCAGGGGTTACCCCGATATTGTTAAGGATCTTATTGCTCATGGTGCTAAAGTCAATGTCGGTGACAAG tATGGTACTACAGCGTTGGTGTGGGCGTCGCGTAAAGGCCACGTAGAAATTGTAGATACTCTTCTAAAAGCTGGTGCTAATGTCGATACTGCTGGCATG TACTCGTGGACAGCTCTTCTAGTGGCCACTCTTGGGAATCACTTGGAGGTGGTACTACTTCTTTTAGAACATAAACCAAACGTGAACGCGTTAGATAAAGATGGATGCACAGCTCTGGCAATAGCTTGCCGAGAGGGGCATCACGAAATAGCAAATGCTCTTTTGAATGCTGGTGCTTATGTGAACATTCAAGATAGGGCTGGTGatacaaatttaattcatGCTGTGAAAGGCGGTCATAGAGGAGTGGTTGAATCTCTTTTAAAAAAGTATGCTGATGTCGACATTGCCGGCAAG gaTAAGAAAACTGCAACCTACATAGCAGTCGAAAAaggcaatatttcaatattgaaaCTGTTATTAAATGCAAACCCAGATTTAGAGATTGCGACAAAAGATGGTGATACTCCATTATTACGGGCAGTTCGATCGCGAAACGCTGAAATCGTGCAGATATTGCTAGACAAAAAAGCTAAAGTATCAGCCACCGATAAAAAAGGTGATACTGTGCTACATATAGCTATGCGAGCTAGATCGAAAGCCATCGTTGAGATACTATTGAGAAATCCAAAAAATAGTCAACTACTGTACCGTCCAAATAGACAAGGAGAGACTCCTTATAATATCGACATCAATCATCCAAAGACCATTCTTGGACAAATATTTGGTGCAC GGCGTCTTAATACCAATGAAGATAATGAAAATATGCTTGGTTACGACTTGTACAGTAGTGCGTTAGCGGATATCCTCAGTGAACCATCTCTTTCAACGCCTATAACTGTTGGCCTTTACGCGAAGTGGGGTTCAGGAAAATcatttttgttaaataaattaagag aggaaatgaaaaattttgcTCGCCAATGGATGGACCCAGTATTCCAATTTTCTGTCTTATTATTCGTAGTAGTAACTCATGTATCTTTGTTAGTGGGTATCACAATAGGTCTTGCCCTCCAATCATGGATTGTTGGGCTTGCGTGTGGTATAAGTCTTATTTTTTTTACGTACACTTTTTTGATACTTGTCTGGTATGCTAACAAAAG ATATGATTGGTATTGGCCATACAATTTCACGGTAGCTCTGActacaaaattaaattcattgaaaCTGCTTTTACAAGTAATTTTTTGTCACCCTCCTGGTGGTCGAGTTCACGATGATATCACTGTTCAACCCATAAAGTTCTATTTTACTGACCAAACCCGAGTCGGCACAACTGCTGCCGGAGAGAACGCAGTAGTACAAATGGTAGGATCGCTTTATGATTCCATTGAGAATGAGTTTGGTTCCTTATCCACGCGACTCTACAGAGCATTCAGACCAAAACCAGATAAATCAACGACAACATGGAAATGGAGACATCTTTGTTGTTTACCATATATAGTTATATTTGAATTCTGCTTTTGCAGTTTACTCGTTGGTATTTCCGTACTTACGGTCTATCTCATCGATATTTCTAGCAGCGA GCCAACAATAGAAAGAGTTACATCACACATTATTATGATAACCGTTGCCTTAATACTAGCTGTTAGCGTAATAGCAAACTTATATACATGGAGTCGAACGTTGCAAGCACTTGTTTTCTCTCAAAGACGGCACCTACAGCGCAGCATTTCTAAGTTAGAGACTTTAAAAAGCGAAGGTTTTATACAGACGCTAAGAAGCGAAGTCAGTTTAATGACCGAGATg gtTAAATGCCTAGATAGTTTTATGGCACAACAAAGCAGATTAGTAATAATTGTGGATGGTCTGGATAGTTGTGAACAAGATAAAGTGTTGTTAGTTTTAGATGCTATACAAGCATTATTCAGTGATAACGGTTATCCATTTGTTGTTATATTAGCGATCGATCCACATATTATTGCCAAG GCAGTGGAAGTCAATAGTAGAAGATTATTCACAGAGTCTAATATCGGAGGACACGATTACTTACGTAATATGGTGCATCTtccattttatttacaaaacaGTGGTTTGCGAAAGGTAAAAGTAGCTCAACAAACTGCCCAACATAGTAGAAAAACTACGTGGACCGAAGCCGAGGAAAGTGTAAATTACACCGCGACTAGTACAATGCATCACTCTGTTTCTAACAGAAGACTTAGCACGGAGTCTGCTATAATGAACAGCAATGAAAAGTTGAAACCGCAAAGCAGAAAAGGCAGTAGAAAATTACGATTAAGCGAGTCAATCGCAAGTAGCATCGGTAGCAATTTAAATCGATTGGGCGGTGCACAAGATCTCAATAAAATGCTTCTCACTGACGATTACTTTAGTGATGTGAATCCTCGTAGTATGAGAAGATTAATGAATGTTGTTTATGTCACTG GAAGATTATTAAAAGCATTCCAAATTGATTTCAACTGGTATCATTTAGCTAGTTGGATCAATATTACTGAACAATGGCCATTTAGGACGTCTTGGTTGATTCTTCATTACGATATGTATGAAGATAGTTTAGATGATTCCATGTCGTTGAAAAGTCTTTATGATAA GATACGACCCCAAATCCCAGTACTTAAAGAAGTTCAACCTCTGTTAGAAATGGATAGAGATGAACGGAAACTAGATATTTTCCTGACGTTTCATCGTTCGAGTTTACTTGTTAGcgatatgaaaatattcttaCCATTCACAATAAATCTCGATCCttatattaagaaaaaaataaaagaggagCAACAGAGTATGGAAGAAGAATCAGGACTACTTGGTCCATATAAACAGTATAGTCCTTGGACTTTACCTAGTAATACACATGAATCATGgagtgtaaataaaaatggtTTATCAAATCGAACAATGAAACTTGTTAAAACACCAAGTCTACAAGGACATGTACCGGTACCATCAACATCATGGGTACAACCGTGTATGCAGCCAACATTCGATTGGCAGACTACTCCATCGTGGCAAGTACTTCCCATGGAACCAGCGGTTAAACCACTCTCTGCAACTACAACATTACcg tCCGAGATTTTGGAGATAAGACTATCATCTTTAACAGTAAATGGAATTTGCGACCTTATTGATAGGATCGACAGTATAAGTCCTAATCAAGCACCACAGTACAAACAAGTTATTAAAGAGAATAACATTAATGGTAGAGTTTTATTGCATTGTGATTTACAGGAGTTGAAAAAG GTTCTTAAAATGGCTTTTGGAGATTGGGAATTGTTTCGTATGGTGATTGTGTCGCTTAGAGAATTGGAAGTTTCATCATTTAGCACACAAGAAGAAGGTTCACGAAGTGTTCGATTCACCGTAGGATCGGAACAAATTCAACGAAAAGGAGGAG ATCATGCTTTACAAAATACTTCGATACGTGTGCCAACACATGTAGATAAAGACAAGGGAACATCAAGAACCGATGGTCCTAGACGAGATCAAACTAAACAATCTATTATGGAAAAACAA gTAACTTTAGAAGAACAGATGATATGTGGTGCATTACAAACTTTAAATGAAGAAGCGTGTGAAGATGTATTAGATGTACCATCTTCTGCAGTGGTACCATCAGACTCACTTGCAG GATCCATTTCGATGGCCCCTCAAGATACAGATTACGTGATTCTTCAATCTAATCCACTTCTACACTGGGTACCAGTCAACGATGAACCAGAGACGTCAGACGACAGCTCGTTCGAGTCGACAGTACATCTTCAACGTACGAACTCTCAACGTAGTATTACATCTCAACTTAGCACCAGATCGGCTTGTTCGTTCGGACGTAAAGAGCTAAGAAAGAGTGGAGGCAATTCTATCAGTAGTAGACCAGCGTCGCTTTTTGTGTCTCCTCCGCCTTCTCCCAGACCCGCCTTCAGATCCAAATCAACAGATGAATACTATGTAGCTAATAATATACCCATGAAATCGGCTATCTCTACACCTATGAAGAAACGATGTTCGACTTCGACCTTAAATGATGAGTTAATTTTATCGGTCCCTGTTCCAAACTCCAGCTTGGAAAAGTTAAGCAAACTGAAAGACCGTCTTATGGGGACGTTACCTGTCTCGCCTGCTCCAGGAGAGAGCGAGGATGAGTCCACGCCGTTAGTTTCCGAATTATCTACTCCAACTCACTCGCAATCTGATAGCGTGTTTAAACACGACTGCAGCGAGGAGAACAGTAGCTCGATTTCCTCGAATAAAAGTTTACCACGTGATGGAGAACGATCCATCGATGTTGTTGATTATTCCGACACTGTTAGTTTAATGGTACGAGAAGCTTCGCAAGTGCGGTTCTTATCGCGTCAAGACGCCGAGGAATGGGACAATCCCGAAACACCTGTTTGA